The segment GGGCCGGTTTACTTTGATCTCAATGCCTGCAGGTGCATCCTTTCCGTCCGTAAGATGCCATTCCACTTTGGGTAATTCCTGGCCATCAGCAATCATATGATACCATGCGGAGAGCGTTTGTATTGCTTCTTTTCCTCCACCGAGGTCATGACCGGCATTGGGTGTCTGATGAACGTGTTTTGGTTCGGGGAGATCATCCCAATAGTGACGAAGCGCATCTACTACCCAATAAGGATCATTGGTGCCCAGCAGTAATAATTTTGGCATCGTGTAGCGCTGCCGGTAGCTGTAAGGATCAACCCATTCCCGGAGGGTAACCATATCAGGCTCGTCCATGCGGTCAACAAGATTACGACTGGTATAGTCAATGATTTTTTCACTCTGTTTACCATACATTTTTCTTGCCCAATCGGTCTGCTTTTTCATGTTAAGCATATCGATTACCATGGGAGCGATCGCTTTAACGCGCGGATCTACTGCCGCGGTAAGCCACGTTGTCCATCCGCGTTTTGATGCTCCGGATACAACAAAGCGTGTGATTTCCTGGTCAAATGTCTTCCGGATGACTGCCTGTACTGCATCCATACCCCGAACGACACTTTTCACCATGGGGAATAACAAAGGCCAGGTTACATCTTTTGTGTCTAAATATTTTTCAAAGGTATATGCGATGAGCGCGTCTTCATAAAGGTCATGAAATAGTGGCTGGTTCGGAACGTTCGTGATGACTGCGGCAACGGTTCCTGCTCTTCGGGCAAGAAAGGATAACGATTCGATTTCCTTGCTTCCGTCTCCATCGCCTGTTACAAACAAAAATGCAATTTCAGGGTTGCGTATAAGAGCGGGGCGTACCACCTGTACATGGTGAGTCCAAAACAGCCCGCGCCAGGTTTGGGAGACTATTTCCATATGGAGAATGGTGGCATCATGAAGGGTTTTTTGTTTTTGGCATTTCCATATGAAGCTGGCATCCTTCTCTTTGATATAGTTTTCTAATAATTCTGCAAAAAGTGTATTGGTAAAAAGCATGAGAATGAAAAAGAAAACCCAGGAAAAGACAAAGCCAAATTTTACCTGTCGAACCGTAGTGTTTTTGATAAAAAGGAAAGCATTAAGGGGCATTTTTACGAAAGATACAAGAAATACAAAATGTATTATTGCCTGTGTTATGCCGTGTAAGGCAGCACAGGTTTCCCGTTACCTAAAAAACAGGTCTGGGAAATAAACGCACTTGCTGGACAATTTCCGGTACCGCTTCTTCCCATTCAACAGCCATAATGTGGATGCCTGCCAGGCCCTTAATTTCTCTCACCTGCTCTATAACCTCAAGGCATATCTTAATACCTTCTTCCTTACCCTTCTTTGCGGCCGATGCTGCCGTCATGCGGTTCATAATATCATCGGGTACCTCCATACCGGGTACATGGTATTTCATGTGCCTGGCCATACCGGCCGATTTAAGCGGAGCAACACCAGCCAGGATAAAAACCTTTTCATGAAGGCCCATATCGGTAACCAGTTTCATCCAGTCCCGGAATTTTTTTACATTGTAAATAATCTGAGTCTGAACAAAATCCGCACCGGCAGCAACCTTCTTGGCAAGTCTTATGGCACGGAATTGAAAAGGATCAGCAAATGGGTTTTCGGCTGCGCCAATAAAAAATCTTGGCTCCGATACTTTCAATTCCTGGCCAGATTGAAATTTTTTTTCATCCCGAAGGGTTTTTACCATGTGGATGAGTTGTATCGAATCGATATCAAAGACCCCTTTTGCCATTGGGTGGTCCCCGAATTTCTGGTGATCACCGGTTAAACAGAGAAGATTTTTTAAATCCAGGGCAGCGGCTCCCAGGAGGTCACTCTGGATGGCAATGCGATTCCTGTCACGGCACGTCATCTGGATGATTGGTTCTAATCCGGCATCCATAAGAATCCTGCCGGAAGCTATACTGGACATGCGCACTACGGCCGTCTGACAGTCGGTAATATTAAAGGCATCTCCATAACCTTTCAGTATGACGGCTTTTTTTTCTATTGCAGAACGGTCGGCGCCACGTGGCGGACCAAGTTCTGCCGTAACAGCAAACTGTCCGCTTCGTAATAGTTTTTCTAAATTACTTCCGGATTTTACATTTATAGTGTTTTCAGGCATAGTTGATACTTATTTTTTCCTATTAGGAAATATAGCCAAACAAGTCATGTTTTCGGTGCTTAATCCGATAAAGACCAGAAATTTAACCGGTATTTTTCGAAAAGCAGAAGATTTTGGCTATATATTCTACAAACATAGTTTATATCCTCCCATAAAAGAGGACCATTTTTATTGTTTTTTCATAACCAGATGTTCAAGCACCATCTTCCTTGGATGGTTTTCAGCGCCGGTGGTCCAGTCCTTGGGTGGCACAATGGTTTCCATGGTTGCCAGGAGTTCCTGGGTATCCAACTGTTCATATATCTGGTTCCACACACAAGGGGTTTCCTGTGAGACCTCGCAGGTTCCGTTTTGTGAACCGCCGCAAGGTCCGTTCAGGAGGCTTTTTGCACACCGGCTTACCGGGCATAATCCTCCGGTAGTTCCCAGAATACAATTCCCACAGCCGGAACACCGCTCCCAAAAAATTCCCTGTTCAACAGGTCCACCCATGAAGGTCGTATTCAGGCCGGGAAAAATTCTTATCTTAGGGAATCTTTCGGCCATATACTGAACCCCTATGCCACAGGCAATGGAAAGAACGGCGTCGCAGTCATTCACAACATCTCTGATGGCATCAATAAATTCCCATTCGCACTGCCGGAGTGTCGAATCCTCTTTAACCTCTATCTCCCTGCCCTCCGATTGGGCGGAGAGGCGGAGTTGTGCTGCAAGTTCTGCAACCTGTTTTTCTCCGCCTGTGTGACATATCGTTACACATGAGCCACAACCGAGCACACAAATCTTTCTAAACCCGGCAAGCATCTGTTTTATTTCCTGAAACGGTTTTGATGCTGCTACGATCATAATAATTCACCACGAAATTTTTATAAATGCCGCGTGGAGACGCAAGATTTTGCGTCTCCACGTTTATATATATGTTAAGGAATTTCAAACTGTTAGTTCCTCCCCCCTGTCTGCGTGTCGCACAGCACAGGCAGGGAGGTTAAGGTGGGGGTGAAAGGAACAATCTGTGATCACCCTCCCTTAATCCCTCCCGTCAAGGGAGGGAAAATGTGTTTTTTAGTCGCCGTAAGGCCTAATTCATTTTCAGTTCCTCTATCATTTTAACAGCAAGTTCTGTAAATTCCTCTCCATTCTGCGAAGTAATAAAATGGGTCTGGAATTGTCTGTCAACTGCACCTGCAGCAGTGAGAAGCCGGGTGGTAAATGTTGCCCGTTTTTCAATCCATTCCTGTTCTTTGCAAAAGTGGCAGGCATCGTCCCTGCAAGCTGTTACCAGTACACCCTGTGCACCTAATTCAAAGGCCCTCAAATAGAGAGAAGGTTCTGCCTTTCCCAGCCCCAATATACCCACCCTCCTGATATGGAAAGAGATTACATCGGAGGTGGAGTCTTTCCCCTTTTCATCATATGCGCTGTATTGACAATAAAAATTGATAATGAGGGGTTTTACGCCCCTGACAGATGCATCCCGAAAAACAGCTTTGAGGGTATCCTTGCCCATGTCTTCCAGAGAGGTTTTAAAAGTGATTGCCCTGGCAGGGCATTCCACGATACATAATCCACATGACTGGCAGTCTCCGCCAATAGAAGCCGTGGTATTTCCCTTTTCAATCTTTGGTACCTGAAACGGACATATTCTTACACAGGTAAGGCATCCCACACACGATGTGTCATCTACGATAGCGCCGGCGCCGCAGTTCATGCATCGTTGCGCTTCCTTCACCGCTGCGCTTAGAGAAAATCCAAACTCTACTTCATCAAAACCACGTAACCTTTTCTCCAGGGACATGGCGGGCATTTCCTGCCTTTGTTCCTTCTTGATCAGGGTAATCCTTGACAAATCAAGGTCGGGAACCGCAGGCGTATTATCCTCTTTTTCATCCTTTACAGCAGTATTTTTCAACGCATTATGGATAGCGATTGCCGCTTTTTTTCCGTGTGCGATACTCTCCGTCATGGTTCCGCGGCCCAGAACAACGTCTCCTCCCGCATATACAGCATTTACCGAGGTACGAAAAGTCTGTGGGTCAACGACAATTGTGCCACCACGGGTAATCTGAATACCCTCCTGTCCTTTCAGGAACGAAAGGTTTGACATCTGTCCGATAGCGAGAATAATCGTATCCGCCTCTATAATGGATTCTGACCCTTCATAGAAAGCCGGGTTAAACCGTTTTTGTTCATCAAAAACATATTTTACCCTGAGGGTTTCCAGCCCTGTTACTTTTCCTTCCTTTCCAAGGATACGTTTCGGACCGGCAGAGTTATAGAGTATTACCCCTTCATGAAGGACCTCTTCTATCTCAAAATCCGTCGTTGGCATTTCCTTGCGGGATTCGAGGCAAACAACGGATACCTTATCAGGCTTCAGGCGCAAGGCCGTACGCGCACAATCCATTGCCACAGCACCTCCACCAATCACCAGCACATTTTTTCCGATGCTGGCATGTCCCTTGGTATTTACTTCCTGCAAAAAAGATATGCCTTTAAGGACACCATCAAGGGTTGCTCCCTCAATATTGAGAGAACGGCTTTCCAGCAATCCTACTGCAATAAAGATAGCTGCATAACCATCCTTTTTCAGGCTATCAAAGGTAATATCTTTGCCAAAGGTAGTATTATATTCGATTTTAACTCCCAATTGCCGAATAAAATCAACCTCTTTATCGATAGCTTCCCTGGCGAGACGGTAGGTTGGCACACCCATGCGGAGCATGCCGCCCGGTGTGGGATTAGACTCAAAAACCGTGCAGGAGTATCCGAGAAGGGCAAGATCATTTGCAGCAGCAAGCCCTGCCGGACCAGCACCGATGATCGCAATCCTTTCCGGATAATTTTCGGCAGTTGTCTTTTTTGTCTCTTCAGAAAAATTGTCCCCCAGAAAACGTTTGAGCCATGCGACTGCGACAGGCGAGTCAGTGCTGTTGCGACGGCATTTCGTTTCACAGGGATGGGTACAAATACGGCCACAAACAGAGGGGAGCGGGTTTCTTGACCTTACTAAACGGAAGGCTTCCCGAAATCGTCCTCTGGCAATAAGCTGAACATAATCACGTGCGTCCTGCCGGATCGGGCACGCAAGGATACAGGGGGCTTCTTCGTATGTTGTTTTATCAGGTTTTTTACAGGCTTCGTCTGTTACCATACTAATTTCTCAGTAATAAATAGATTTTCATGTTTTGGTTATTACCGGAAAGACATACGTTTCCAACGGTCTGTTATTCCGGGGTATTTCTGAATCTATGGTTTTTGATCTTCCCGTTCACTGTGGTTTCTCTTGCAGGCTATTCCCCCATGGCTTTAATCGTCAGCCTTTTGCTGCGCTGGCCGTCAAATTCTGCATAAAATATCTGCTGCCAGGTCCCCAAATCTAATTTTCCATGCGTAACGGGAACGATTACCTGATGCCCGATAAGAAGGTTTCGGAGGTGTGCATCTCCATTAACCTCTCCTGTTCTGTGATGGTAATAATCGTGACCTTCCGGAATCAGTTTAAGAAGCCATTCTTCGATATCACGGTGAAGCCCAGGCTCTGCATCATTAATAAAAACACCTGATGTTATATGCAAGGCAGAAACCAGAACCATACCTTCACAAATATTGCACTTTTCAACCACTGCGACAACATTTCTTGTGATATTAATAAATTCGCGTCGCTTTTTCGTGTGAAAGGTTATATATTCTGTCAGAAATTTCATCAGAGGATTATTTCTTTCCGGTAAAATACAACAGGCAAACACAGTGTCTAAGATGAATATAATGTTTTTAATGTAATGGTTAATGCAAAGGTTGTCAAGAAAAATGACTGGCTATCGTTTGAAAACAATGTGTTTTTTCCACCGCGTATCATCTGTTTTTGGGTAATCTAACCGGTGGTGTACACCACGGGATTCTTTTCGTTTGCGGGCTGAGGATACAATAAGCCAGGAAACCAGCAGCATGTTCTGTAATTCCCACCCGACGGAATGAGAGAACTCTTTGTCCATTACGTAACTGCACCACATCTCGATCATCTCTTCTGCTTCAAGAAGGTGTCTTTCATCCCGTTCGATTCCGGCATCCCTCCACATGAGACTTTTAAGAGCATTTCCGATATCATTCAGATTTAGCCAGCTAATCTTCGATAAGCCCAGTGTCTCATCAACGGCATACGGCAGGAATTTATGTTTTGTTCTTTGAATTGCCCCCGCAGCATCCGTTCCTGCTCTGTGACCGGTTACCAGCCCCTCCAGCAATGAATTGCTACCGAGCCGGTTTGCTCCATGCATTTCCGTACAGGCGGATTCCCCGCAGGCATAGAGATGCTTGATGGTGGTTCTGCAAAAACGATTGACCTTAACGCCACCAATCATGTAATGGGCGCTGGGACGGACAGGGATGAGGTCCCTGGCAATATCGATTCCGAACGTGGCACAAATTTCCCTGATTTTGGGGAACCGGGAATAGAGTTTTTCTTTTGGTATATGACGGACATCTATATATACATTGGTATGGTCGGTTTTTACCATCTCCTGCAAGATACTCTGGCTCACAATATCCCTGGGTGCAAGTTCTGCCTGGGGGTGATACTTAGGCATAAACCGCTCGCCCTTTTTATTTCGTAAAATTCCGCCCTCTCCGCGCACCGTTTCGGTAATAAGAAACCGTACTGCCCCTGCAATATAAAGCGTTGTAGGATGAAACTGCACGAATTCCATGTCCTGAACAGCGGCGCCTGCCCGGTAGGCTGCTGCTATGCCATCCCCTGTAGCAACACCCGGATTTGTTGTTTCTCGGTAAACCTGCCCACAACCACCTGTCGCCAGAATCGTGCGTTGCGACCAAATCAGCATTTTCCCCTTCTTTGCATGCCATGCAACCGCACCGTGGCAGGTAGTTTCCTTCGTTATAAGATCTATGATATAGGTATGTTCAAATAATTTGATATTACTATTTTCCTTCACAATGCGTATCAGGGTTTGTTCTATTTCGTTGCCGGTAGAATCACCCTGGGCGCGCAGAATCCTGGGGAAACTGTGGCCGCCTTCCTGGGTAAAAACCAGTTGATTGTCTTCCTTATCAAATGATGCGCCGTACCTTATCAGGTCTTTTATCCGGCCAGGACCTTCATTGATAATTGCTTTTACTGACATGGTGCTGCACAAACCCTGACCGGCATCCACGGTATCTTTTATGTGTTTTGCAACAGAGTCCTTTTCTGATAATACACCGGCAATGCCTCCCTGAGCATACGAGGTGTTGTTTTCGTCTATCTTGTCTTTTGTAACAACAAGTACTGAATTATATTTTGCTGCCTGAATGGCTGCACTAAGGCCTGCTATTCCGCTTCCGATTATTAATATATCCGTAAAGATATGAGATGAGGTGTGGCTATCGAAAGAAACGAGATACCGCTTCGGTGCTATTTGTTTTTTCATAGGACAAGATTGTATCGGTAAGGAACAGATTTGTCAAAAAACTAAATTATTCCGAAGGATATTGTGTAAGATTTCCGTTTAAAGATACAGAAAAATAGTGTAAAATTCACTTTCAGTGCTTTATAATGTTGTGATAATAACCTTTCAGGGGGAAAATTCCATGCGGACGGTAATTACCGGAGGAGCAGGATTTCTTGGTTCACACCTGTGCGATTATTTAATAGAAAAGGGACACGAAGTTATCTGCATTGATAATTTACTAACAGGTAGTGAAGAAAATATTTGCCATTTAATGGGAAACAGCCATTTCCGCTTTATAAAATATAACGTAAGCGATTTTATCTATGTTGATGGGCATATCGATAATGTATTACATTTTGCATCACCGGCAAGCCCTTTAGATTACCTTGAATTGCCAATACAAACCTTGAAAGTAGGATCACTTGGGACATTAAACAGTTTGGGGCTGGCCAAGGCAAAGAAGGCGCGGTTTCTTCTGGCATCTACTTCTGAGGTGTACGGGGACCCTCAGGTTCATCCGCAACGGGAGGATTATTGGGGTCATGTAAATCCTGTAGGGCCCCGGGGTGTTTATGATGAAGCAAAACGATTTGCAGAGGCAATGACCATGGCTTATCACCGATATCATAAGGTAGATACCAGGATTGCAAGGATATTTAATACGTATGGACCGCGGATGCGCATAAGAGATGGGCGCGCACTGCCGAACTTCATGTGTATGGCGTTGAAAGGTGAAGATATAACGGTATATGGTAATGGATTACAAACGAGAAGTTTTTGCTATGTTTCCGATCTTATCGAAGGGATCTGCCGGCTGCTTGTTTCACAGGAACATGAGCCGGTGAATATTGGAAATCCGGAAGAGATCACCGTCTTGCAGCTGGCAGAAGAGATCCGGGAACTTGCAGGCAGCAAGAGCAAGATCGTATTTCATCCGCTTCCTGTAGATGATCCGAAAATCAGACAACCTGACATTTCCAAAGCAAAGAAGATCCTGGGGTGGGAACCCCGGGTTCCCCGCCGGGAAGGGCTGAAACAAGCACTTGACTATTTTAAAGAGGTGTTACAGAAATGAGTACTACCATGAAAAAAGTAGTGGGCATCTTCGGTAGTCCGCGTCCCGATGGAAATTCTGACACCGTGCTTAACTACGCACTGCGGGGGGCTGCAGCAAGCGGCGCTTCTATAGAAAAAATTTACGTGCGTGACATAAAAATTGCCCCCTGTAATTCCTGTGGTGGATGTTTTGAAAAGGGGGTTTGCGTTATTCGTGATGATATGCAAAAGGTGTATTCTGAACTTACGAATACAGACGGTATTCTGGTATCCTCTCCTCTCTATTTTATGGGAGTAACTGCCCAGTTAAAGGCGCTCATTGATCGATGCCAGAGTTTTTGGGCACAAAAATATATTCTCCGCTTGCCAATCAGAAAAGAAGGAAAAATTGCACAAGGCTTATTCCTGGCAACTGCGGCACGGAGTGACGAAAAGGATTTGTTTACAGGAGCAGTCAAAACTATAAAAGCGTTCTTTCATGTAGTAGATACCCGGTATAAGGGGGATTTGTTGTGCCCGGGATTAGAGGGAAAGGGAGAGGTAAACAAAAAGGAAGCCTTGCTGCAACAGGCATACAATGCAGGCAGGCAATTATGTACAGCCGGCACAGATGTACTGTAATCACTTGCACGCATAGCAAATGAATACGAAAAACATTCAAGTATCATTTTCGGGAGCGCTGAAAAAGTGGCTATCAAAAGAAACCTGATTTGTCACACATTCGTTTTATTGGAAGGAAAGAATTCTCTCCGGCGGTTTGGCCCATAGTGTTTTTTACTCAAGGGCTCAAAGAGGAGATTGGGGGACATTTATGTCAGAAAAAGAAATTACCATAAAAACAAACGGAAGGCAGCACCAGTGTCCTGGGGAATCATACACTATCAGTGATTCGGTATGCAGAGGCAGACAAAGGGTGAGCTACCCCAAGTGTAATATATGTCTGAACAAGGTAGAACCTGCCGGCACAAGCAAACAGGAAACAGAAGCAAGATTATCCATGGGCATTTTTAAGAGCTATGACATTCGGGGGAAGTACCCTGCGGAGATCAACGAGCTGACAGCGAGAAAAATCGGCGCCTCGATAGCTCAATTTATGAAACAGGAAAACCCGCAATCAAAAAATATCGTAGTGGGCAGGGATATGAGAATTTCTTCAAAGCCACTTGCCAATGCCTTGATTGAAGGTATCTGTACCTCCGGACTTAATGTCATTAATATCGGGGTTGTTTCTACAGAAATGACCTATTTTGCGGTCGGCTATTACAAATATGACGGAGGCGTCATGGTTACGGCATCTCATAATCCTGCTGAATACAATGGATTTAAAATTTGCAGAGAACAGGCCATCCCCGTGAGTTTTGAAACGGGCATAGACCGTATTGCAAAACTGACAAACCAGTACCAGCCGCCACGCGGAGAGCCGTTGGGGAAGGTTACTATGAGTGACATTTTTAAGGATTATAAAAAACATATCCTCAAATTTGTTCAGAATATCAGACACTTTCGTATCGTTGCCGATGCCGGGAATGGTATGGCCGGGAAGGTTATCCCCCTTATTTGCGAAGGCCTTCCTCTGGAAATTGTTCCTCTGTATTTCGAGCCGGACGGGAATTTCCCAAACCATGAACCGAACCCTCTCGACACAAAAAACCTCGTTGATTTACAGAATAAGGTGCGTGAGACCAGGGCGCATCTGGGGGTTGCGTTTGATGGAGATGCCGACAGGTGTGTTTTTGTTGACGAAATGGGAAGGATAATCGGGTGTGATATTATTACAGCATTGATAGCCAGGCATATTTTAGAAAAAGAAAAAGGAGCGGCAATCTTATATGATCTTCGTTCAAGCCGGGTTGTGCCGGAAGAAATAAAGGCTTCTGGTGGCACACCACATCGTGAACGTGTCGGTCACGCCTATATGAAAGCCGCACTCAGGGCAAAAAAAGCCGTTTTTGGAGGAGAATTGTCAGGGCATTACTACTTTCGTGATAATTACCATTCGGACTCGGGGATGATTGCCTTTCTGACAGTTTTAGAGATTTTGAGTATAAAACGTGCCCCTTTTTCAAATATTATTGCACCATTGAAACGTTATTATTCTACGGGAGAGATGAATTTTGAAGTAAAGGACAAGGATGGGAAAATTAACGAGATAGCCAAAAAATTTTCAGACGGAAAGCCGGATTATCTGGATGGAATTACCGTAGAATATGATACCTGGTGGTTTAATGTCAGAAAATCAAACACCGAGCCATTACTGAGATTAATCATAGAGGGGAAAACAAAAGAAGCCCTGGAAAAAGGAAAAAAGTTATTAATCGGTTTTATTGAGAATAAAACCTCATGATTTTTCTTCATACTATCAAAAAATATATATCTGCCGGTCAGGTACTGGCAGTAATAATTTCCTTTATCTCTTTGAACTACGGGAATCAAAGACTTTGGGGTGAAATACCTGAAAATAAAAAGGTTTCCAATATCAAATGGGAAAACGGACAACTATCGGTGAGGCTGGTAAATTCCCCGGTGAAGGAGGTATTAAAAGAAATTATGGAGCGGTGTAAAGCAAGGATTTGGATTAATGATTCCATTGATGACATGCTTGTTACTGCAGAGTTTCAGAATGTACCTGTCAGGGAAGCGGTTCGTATAATTCTGAAAGATATAAATTACGCCTTTGTGTATGCGCCGGGGGAGATAAGAGAAGGAAAAATATCCATGATGACCGATAAGGATTTTCCTGTGAATTACAGTGACTTCCGGGACACACATCGTGATTCATCAGAAGCGACTCCAAAAAGACAAAAACCCCCTCGTGTCAGGGAAGAGAATACGGAAGACAAAAAAGAGTCGCTTGAATCTCTTATAAAAGATGCCCTGGAAAGCGAAAGCGCCGAAAAGAGGGAAAAAGCTGTTATTGCCCTGGCCAGGACAAGGGATGAACATGCAATAGAGGCCATAGCAAAAGTATTAATGAATGATACAAGCGAAGAGGTACGATTAAGCTCTATCGACGCCCTTTTTGCGATTGGCGATGCGAATGTCATTCAACCTCTTTCAGCAGGACTCAAAGACCGGAAACCGTCTGTCCGCGCGAGCGCGCTGGAAGCCCTGGCTGATATCGGGGGAGAAGCAGCCATTGAGTTGGTAAAAAGCGCAATAAATGACGAAGACGAATCTGTTAGGGTATTAGTGAGAGAGTTACTTGAAGAATTAGGTAATGAGAATGAGCAGTAATATTCCTTACATGAACTAATCATAAAGAATGGAGCCTTGACGATTATCAGATCTTTGTAATGAATACGGTCTTCATCCTTTTGTGTTTTATCGTTGGCAGAAGATATTATTTGAAAATGGGGCATCAGCTTTTGAGTTACTAAATGGTACCGGAGAGAGAAACAAGGAGGAGAAGGTAAAGAAATTAGAAGAGAAGTTGGCACACAAAGATGAGGTCATTGCTGAGATCATGTTTGATTATGTGAAGTTAAAAAAAATCTTGGGGAGGTTTGAAAGCAGAGTGGGTTCCGCTTGATCTGCGTGATGAGACGGAAGGCTACCAGCGGTTGACCTATATGATGATGGATCAGAATCTGGTAGCAGTCAGCCCCAGTACTACGTGTCGGGTGCTTCGGGAGGCAGGACTGCTAAACAGTTGGAACACAGAAAGCCATCGAAGAAGGGAACAGGCTTCTGTCAGCCGTTAAAGCCTCACGAGCATTGGCATATTGACATTTCCTACCGGCTTCCCACATCTGATCCAGTGCCGCCCCTAACCGGTTATCATGGAATGACTCGGCCTTAATCTGTTTCTGGAAAACAATCTCGGTATCATAGTCTCCCAATACTTCTGAGACTTTGTACAGAGCATGCTGACCGGTCAGGATTGACAAGACTATTGCCTGGAGACATTCTCCGGTACTTACACAATTGAGTTTATGAGAATCAACCAGTTCATCGATAATCTGACCAATTTCCAGGTATTGCATACAAGCTGATACGAAAGGAAGGTGGTCAAGTCTCTTGGTAGTTAGAATTTCAAAAGAATCACTCCCCGGCATACCTTTTCCTTTCTTTTCTGAAGGTTTTTACCGGGTAGATTAATCTATCTTCCTAAAAAATCAATTAAA is part of the Candidatus Jettenia sp. AMX2 genome and harbors:
- a CDS encoding phosphomannomutase/phosphoglucomutase — protein: MSEKEITIKTNGRQHQCPGESYTISDSVCRGRQRVSYPKCNICLNKVEPAGTSKQETEARLSMGIFKSYDIRGKYPAEINELTARKIGASIAQFMKQENPQSKNIVVGRDMRISSKPLANALIEGICTSGLNVINIGVVSTEMTYFAVGYYKYDGGVMVTASHNPAEYNGFKICREQAIPVSFETGIDRIAKLTNQYQPPRGEPLGKVTMSDIFKDYKKHILKFVQNIRHFRIVADAGNGMAGKVIPLICEGLPLEIVPLYFEPDGNFPNHEPNPLDTKNLVDLQNKVRETRAHLGVAFDGDADRCVFVDEMGRIIGCDIITALIARHILEKEKGAAILYDLRSSRVVPEEIKASGGTPHRERVGHAYMKAALRAKKAVFGGELSGHYYFRDNYHSDSGMIAFLTVLEILSIKRAPFSNIIAPLKRYYSTGEMNFEVKDKDGKINEIAKKFSDGKPDYLDGITVEYDTWWFNVRKSNTEPLLRLIIEGKTKEALEKGKKLLIGFIENKTS
- a CDS encoding HEAT repeat domain-containing protein, whose amino-acid sequence is MIFLHTIKKYISAGQVLAVIISFISLNYGNQRLWGEIPENKKVSNIKWENGQLSVRLVNSPVKEVLKEIMERCKARIWINDSIDDMLVTAEFQNVPVREAVRIILKDINYAFVYAPGEIREGKISMMTDKDFPVNYSDFRDTHRDSSEATPKRQKPPRVREENTEDKKESLESLIKDALESESAEKREKAVIALARTRDEHAIEAIAKVLMNDTSEEVRLSSIDALFAIGDANVIQPLSAGLKDRKPSVRASALEALADIGGEAAIELVKSAINDEDESVRVLVRELLEELGNENEQ
- a CDS encoding flavodoxin family protein, whose product is MKKVVGIFGSPRPDGNSDTVLNYALRGAAASGASIEKIYVRDIKIAPCNSCGGCFEKGVCVIRDDMQKVYSELTNTDGILVSSPLYFMGVTAQLKALIDRCQSFWAQKYILRLPIRKEGKIAQGLFLATAARSDEKDLFTGAVKTIKAFFHVVDTRYKGDLLCPGLEGKGEVNKKEALLQQAYNAGRQLCTAGTDVL
- a CDS encoding DUF4277 domain-containing protein; translated protein: MPGSDSFEILTTKRLDHLPFVSACMQYLEIGQIIDELVDSHKLNCVSTGECLQAIVLSILTGQHALYKVSEVLGDYDTEIVFQKQIKAESFHDNRLGAALDQMWEAGRKCQYANAREALTADRSLFPSSMAFCVPTV